One Mercenaria mercenaria strain notata chromosome 12, MADL_Memer_1, whole genome shotgun sequence DNA segment encodes these proteins:
- the LOC128547613 gene encoding uncharacterized protein LOC128547613 — protein sequence MSEFRAILESVTGKFENLVSLNEKILEQTEIGEIEEEIITSEEYSLAIQIKLREFQEFSESREKSSQNQSQRNNSSTPGEQQTIIVQDRNSASSTQYSRLPKFSLPNFNGNILEWQAFWDSFSSAVHSNQNLTDVQKFNYLRSQLEDEAARKIDGFALTNANYSNAVELLHEQKRTET from the coding sequence ATGTCGGAATTTCGTGCTATATTAGAATCTGTGACTGGCAAATTCGAGAATCTTGTATCACTGAATGAGAAAATACTTGAACAGACAGAAATTGGCGAGATTGAAGAAGAAATCATTACCAGTGAAGAATATTCATTAGCGATACAGATCAAACTTCGTGAATTCCAAGAATTCAGTGAAAGTCGTGAAAAGTCGTCACAAAATCAAAGTCAGAGAAATAATTCATCAACACCTGGTGAACAGCAGACGATAATTGTACAGGATAGAAATAGTGCGAGTTCGACGCAATATTCCCGCCTTCCAAAATTCTCATTACCTAACTTCAACGGAAACATCTTAGAATGGCAAGCTTTTTGGGATTCATTCAGTTCAGCAGTGCATTCAAACCAGAATTTAACAGATGtgcaaaaatttaattatttacgtTCACAACTGGAGGATGAAGCAGCTCGGAAAATAGATGGATTTGCCCTAACGAACGCTAACTACAGTAATGCAGTTGAATTATTACATGAACAGAAACGGACAGAAACATAA
- the LOC123533513 gene encoding uncharacterized protein LOC123533513 gives MRRAIYEEINVLEAGQVNSNLYLHETPATMSLLTGSGFRPRARQDRDKNHVHPHPRTQQQQQQRFTNAKVCIFCSSNTHFVNDCNVMRDYESRIAVVKNKRLCFNCLGTHQVSNCKSQKRCRNCQKRHHTSICQTSSQVQPPIQTSSASAVSDNQLQHQTAALHTYDHITFEQTTCGQQTPHVLLKTAISPVTCGIISADTNILFDEGSQRSFITREHADKLRLTSTGTDTLHLASFGNSKNEVRHLDTATVFLITSTKEKIPINVLIVPTIAVPFQKYIKNVSHLQHLKGLKLAHPLTEDTTFEVQLLIGADYYWRIVEDEIIRGPGPTAVASKIGYLLSGPVPFHASSSRATTSLTLNVITQSPQDTDLENFWKLESLGIQQSEDEIPERSYMPEYQDTSIMFTGDKYVAKLPWKLDHPALSTNYGIVKRRTETLVSRLRQDPVTLKHYGDIIRDQESRGFIEEVSDTDQPHNSVHYIPHHAVKKESSTTPVRIVYDCSCRMSRNHPSLNDCLQSTPPELNDLTAILVRFRLKQYAVVTDIEKAFLHIGLHENDRDMTRFLWLSDLTNPESAQKTYRFKSVLFSAVCSPFIWNATLLKHLQRNANTWVSNRLQSDLYVDNFLSSLDKETDVISYFHQSRDLMSEAGFTLRSWNYNSHKLRDTARQLNIQDKDEVTKLLGLRWEPETDIMTYQERPIETSAITTKRYILQSPSRIYDPLGFLTPITVKVKILLQDIWKDKFDWDTMLPRSYQQRWLQIATDLNTAMKTQFQRSYFAETDDNQDAADDTKLHIFVDASTQSYGATAYFCRRNHSSLVMAKNRVAPLKPLTLPKLELMAAVIGARLSQHLRKALGIDKIDYWSDSQIVLHWLSNPEKNQPIYTETS, from the coding sequence ATGCGCCGCGCTATCTACGAAGAAATCAACGTATTAGAAGCAGGGCAGGTCAACAGTAACTTGTACTTGCATGAAACACCAGCCACGATGTCATTGTTAACTGGTTCAGGCTTTAGACCACGTGCACGACAGGATAGGGATAAGAATCACGTGCATCCACATCCAcgtacacaacaacaacaacaacaacgtttTACAAACGCTaaggtatgtatattttgttCAAGCAATACGCACTTTGTTAATGATTGTAACGTTATGAGGGACTACGAATCCAGAATCGCAGTGGTGAAAAACAAACGTCTATGTTTTAACTGTTTGGGAACACACCAAGTATCTAACTGTAAGTCTCAGAAAAGATGTAGAAACTGTCAGAAAAGACACCATACCAGTATATGTCAGACCTCATCTCAAGTTCAACCGCCAATACAGACGTCTTCAGCATCTGCAGTCAGTGACAACCAGCTACAACATCAGACTGCAGCGTTGCATACTTACGATCATATCACGTTTGAGCAGACGACATGTGGGCAACAAACGCCGCACGTGCTACTTAAGACAGCGATATCTCCCGTAACATGCGGTATCATTTCAGCAGATACTAACATTCTTTTCGATGAGGGTTCTCAAAGATCATTTATCACGAGAGAGCATGCAGACAAACTTAGACTTACATCCACGGGAACTGACACTTTGCACTTGGCGAGTTTTGGAAATTCGAAGAATGAAGTGCGCCACCTAGACACTGCCACAGTGTTTTTGATTACGTCCACCAAAGAGAAAATACCGATTAATGTGCTGATAGTGCCAACTATAGCAGTACCGTTTCAGAAATACATCAAAAATGTTTCCCACTTACAGCACTTAAAGGGTCTCAAATTAGCGCATCCGCTGACAGAAGACACAACGTTCGAGGTTCAACTTCTCATTGGTGCAGATTACTATTGGAGAATCGTTGAAGACGAAATCATCCGAGGTCCAGGACCTACAGCAGTCGCTTCCAAGATTGGCTATCTTCTGTCCGGTCCCGTCCCTTTTCATGCGTCATCTAGCAGAGCCACTACTAGTTTAACATTGAATGTTATCACGCAGTCACCCCAAGATACTGACCTAGAAAATTTTTGGAAACTTGAGAGCCTTGGCATTCAACAGAGCGAAGATGAAATCCCAGAGAGGAGTTACATGCCAGAGTATCAAGACACGTCAATTATGTTTACTGGAGACAAGTATGTAGCGAAATTACCCTGGAAATTAGACCACCCCGCCCTTTCCACTAACTACGGCATCGTGAAACGCCGAACTGAGACATTGGTCAGTAGATTACGTCAAGACCCTGTGACATTGAAACATTATGGAGATATTATCAGGGATCAAGAAAGCAGAGGTTTCATAGAAGAAGTTTCAGATACAGACCAACCCCACAACAGTGTCCACTACATTCCACATCACGCTGTGAAGAAAGAATCATCTACAACACCTGTACGCATTGTCTACGACTGTAGTTGTCGCATGTCACGGAATCATCCGAGTTTGAACGATTGTTTGCAGTCGACACCCCCAGAGCTCAACGATCTTACAGCCATACTAGTTAGATTCAGACTCAAACAGTACGCCGTAGTCACCGACATAGAGAAGGCTTTTCTTCACATTGGATTACACGAAAATGACCGAGACATGACGAGATTTCTTTGGCTTTCAGACCTAACCAATCCAGAGAGTGCACAAAAGACATATCGGTTTAAATCTGTACTTTTTAGCGCGGTATGTTCTCCATTCATTTGGAACGCAACACTCTTGAAACATCTACAGAGAAACGCAAATACATGGGTCAGTAATAGACTACAGAGTGACTTATATGTAGACAACTTCTTATCCAGCCTTGACAAAGAAACAGATGTCATCAGTTACTTCCATCAATCACGTGATCTCATGTCAGAAGCAGGATTCACACTTAGGTCATGGAATTATAACAGTCACAAACTGAGAGATACAGCGAGACAACTTAACATTCAAGACAAAGACGAAGTAACCAAACTATTAGGATTACGCTGGGAACCAGAGACAGATATCATGACATACCAAGAAAGACCAATAGAGACAAGCGCAATTACGACCAAGAGATACATACTGCAGAGCCCATCCCGGATTTACGATCCACTTGGTTTTCTAACCCCAATCACAGTGAAAGTCAAGATATTACTTCAAGATATTTGGAAAGACAAGTTCGATTGGGACACAATGCTACCAAGATCCTACCAACAGAGGTGGTTACAGATAGCAACAGACTTGAACACAGCAATGAAAACCCAATTCCAGAGATCTTACTTTGCCGAAACAGACGACAATCAAGATGCAGCAGACGACACAAAACTTCATATATTCGTCGACGCAAGTACTCAGTCTTACGGTGCAACAGCTTATTTTTGCAGAAGAAATCACTCATCATTAGTAATGGCTAAGAACAGAGTCGCACCATTGAAACCCCTCACCCTACCAAAACTTGAACTTATGGCGGCTGTCATAGGAGCTCGACTTTCCCAACATCTACGAAAAGCACTAGGTATAGACAAGATAGATTACTGGTCAGATAGCCAGATTGTTTTACACTGGTTGAGTAACCCGGAAAAAAACCAACCGATTTATACGGAGACGAGTTGA
- the LOC123533514 gene encoding uncharacterized protein LOC123533514 yields MVEAFTVTELKEAEMNLIRQCQSTVYNEVIENLRSGKSRLPLVRQLRLYIDREGYIRCGGRIHNAPLDEYTRFPILLPAKHPLTRLIVLDAHQKQLHSGISATICHLRQRYWIPTIRQCIKSLLRRCIICRKINSPPYSAPDPPPLPAYRVESSPPFTITGVDYSGALFVKSETGLESKAYVCLFTCAATRAIHLELVHDLTENSFIQAFRRFVSRRSLLRMIISDNAATFHAASNTLKTMFQSQTLRNHINRSGTEWKFIPTRAPWFGGWWERMVGLVKTSLKKVLGQAFVTFEALQTTLTEVEAILNDRPLTYVTSENTDPELIIPSHLLTGRRITAIPYATDPSTIISNQQLITKRVRVQRELINRWWARWKSDYLTSLRERHTESGRNEQTIRIGDVVQVHDDSSRLLWKLAVVEELVPGRDGLIRAAKIRTGSGHTTRPIVRLYPLDINENERL; encoded by the coding sequence ATGGTTGAAGCTTTCACTGTTACGGAGCTAAAAGAAGCAGAAATGAACTTGATTCGACAGTGTCAGTCTACAGTCTACAATGAAGTTATTGAAAACCTTCGATCTGGAAAATCACGACTACCGCTGGTACGACAATTACGACTTTACATTGATAGAGAGGGCTACATCAGATGTGGAGGTCGTATACACAATGCACCCCTTGATGAATACACCCGATTTCCCATCTTATTACCAGCGAAACACCCACTTACGCGACTTATCGTACTTGATGCACACCAGAAACAGCTGCATTCGGGTATCAGTGCAACTATATGCCACTTACGACAACGTTATTGGATACCGACGATACGACAATGTATCAAATCTCTACTACGGAGATGTATAATATGTCGGAAGATCAACTCACCACCTTACAGTGCTCCAGACCCACCACCGTTACCAGCTTACAGAGTAGAAAGTTCGCCACCATTTACTATCACAGGGGTCGACTACAGTGGTGCGCTGTTTGTGAAGTCAGAAACCGGATTAGAATCGAAGGCTTACGTATGTTTGTTTACCTGTGCAGCTACCAGAGCTATTCACCTTGAACTTGTGCATGACCTCACCGAAAATTCATTTATACAAGCCTTTAGACGCTTTGTCAGCAGACGTTCACTACTTAGAATGATCATATCAGACAACGCTGCAACATTCCACGCAGCATCTAACACATTGAAGACCATGTTCCAGTCCCAAACCTTGAGAAATCATATAAACAGATCCGGAACCGAGTGGAAATTCATTCCAACTCGAGCACCATGGTTTGGAGGATGGTGGGAGAGAATGGTTGGGCTCGTAAAGACATCCCTAAAGAAAGTGTTAGGTCAAGCATTCGTTACCTTTGAGGCGTTACAGACGACACTTACTGAGGTAGAAGCTATCCTCAACGACAGACCTCTCACATACGTCACATCAGAAAACACAGATCCAGAGCTGATTATCCCATCACACTTATTAACTGGACGGAGAATTACAGCGATACCATATGCGACAGATCCTAGCACCATAATCAGCAATCAACAATTAATAACAAAACGAGTTCGAGTCCAGCGTGAGCTGATTAATCGTTGGTGGGCGAGATGGAAGTCAGATTACCTCACATCACTACGTGAACGTCATACAGAAAGTGGTCGTAACGAGCAGACGATACGTATTGGAGATGTCGTGCAGGTGCACGATGACAGTTCTCGGTTGCTATGGAAACTGGCTGTGGTGGAGGAACTTGTACCCGGACGAGACGGACTGATCAGGGCAGCAAAAATCCGTACCGGAAGTGGGCATACTACCAGACCAATCGTAAGACTTTACCCTTTGGATATCAATGAAAACGAGAGACTTTAA